The sequence below is a genomic window from Oscillospiraceae bacterium.
ATCCTTCCTGGAGGAGAAGGACAAGTACGCCATGTTCCTGGGCGGCAACCAGTCCCTCTGCGTGGTGCGCACACCCAATACAAGCGCCCCCAAGCTGCTGATCGTCCGGGACTCCTACGCCGACTCCCTGGTCCCCTTCCTCACCCCCCACTTCTCCGAGATCCACCTGGTGGACCTGCGCTACTACAAGGGCTCCATCTCCGGCTATATCCAGGACAACGGCATCGACGCCGCCCTGGTGCTCTACAGCGTGGCCAACTTCACCTCCGACGGCAACCTGGCCTGGCTGGACCGCTGAACCGCATAAAAAGGAAAAGCCCGGCCCATCCGTAGATGGGCCGGGCTTTTCTATGTCTGGAAGCGCTTACTTCGCAGCCTTGGCGGCCACGGGAGTATTCTTGCCGGTGATGTACTTGATGATAAAGAGCACCGCGACCATCAGAATGATGGCGATGATCAGGTTGACCACCACGTTCTGGACAAAGCCGGCGATCAGGTAGGACACGAAGCAGACCGCGGCCACGGTGAGCACGTAGGGGATCTGCGTACCCACGTGGTTGAGGTGGTTGCACTGGGCGCCGGTGGAGGACATGATGGTGGTGTCGGAGATGGGGGAGCAGTGGTCGCCCATGACGGCGCCGGCCATGCAGGCGGAGATGCCGATGACCTGGATGGTGGTGCCGGAGGGGAACACGGCCACGATGATGGGGATCAGGATGCCGAAGGTGCCCCAGGAGGTACCGGTGGCGAAGGCCAGCCCGCAGGCGATGAGGAAGATGATGGCGGGCAGCAGGTTGCGCAGGCCCTCGGCGTAATTGTTGATGAAGGCCGCCACGAAGTCGGCCGCGCCCAGGGCGCCGGTGATGCCGCTGATGGTCCAGGCGAAGGTCAGGATCAGGATGGCGGGCACCATCTGCTTGAAGCCGGCGGGGATGGAGTCGGTAAACTCGGTGAAGGTGATGTTGCGGCGCACCAGCACATAGTAGATGAAGGCGAACAGGATGGCCATGAAGCCGCCGTACATCAGGCCGGAGTAGGCGTCGCAGCTGGCGAAGGCGTTCACCAGGTCCATGTAGGTCTCGCCGCCGGCGTCAAAGAAGCCGCCGGTGTAGATAAGGCCCACGATGCAGGTGGCGATGAGCACCAGGACGGGGATGACCAGGTCGATGACCTTGCCCTTGACGGAGACGTTCTCCACCTGGGCGTCGGCGTAGGGCCGGTCGGGGGTGGTGTACAGGTCGCCGTTGTACTTGGCGTTGTACTCGTGGGTCTTCATGGGCCCGAAGTCGATGTCGAAGATGGAGATCAGCACCACGGTGAGCAGGGTCAGCAGGGCGTAGTAGTTGAAGGGGATCGCCTGCATGAACAACTGCAGGCCGTCGGTGCCGGGCACCATGCCGGCCACGGCGGCCGCCCAGGAGCTGATGGGGGCGATGATGCACACGGGTGCGGCGGTGGAGTCGATGAGGTAGGCCAGCTTGGCGCGGGAGATGTTGTGCGCGTCGGTCACGGGGCGCATCACGCTGCCCACGGTCAGGCAGTTGAAGTAGTCGTCCACGAAGATCAGCACGCCCAGGCCGAAGGTGGCCAGCTGCGCGGTCTTGCGGGTCTTGATGGCCTTGCGGGCCCAGTCGCCGTAGGCCTTGGAGCCGCCGGACTTATTCATGAGGGCCACGACGATGCCCAGAACCACCAGGAAGATGACGATGCCCATATTGCCGGACACCTTGTCGATCATGGTGCCGAAAAGCATCTCGGTGGCCGCGATGGGGTTGCCCAGCGAGATGAACAGGGAGCCCACCGCGCAGCCGAAGAACAGGGATACGTACACTTCCTTGGTAATCAGGGCAAGACCGATGGCCAGGATGGGCGGCAGCAGCGCCCAGCCGGTGCCGACCAGACCCACTTCAGGGTTGCCTCTGCCGCTGACAATAGCGGCGACGATCAGGATCAGGGCTACGACCAGATAGATAATCAGCGGTAGTTTGCTTTTCTTCTTGGTTTGCATATTACCCTCCCTTTCTGATACGAACCCTCCGCTTCCCACACCGGAAGGTTCAACCAAAGCATACTACAATTTGTTGAGAAAGGCAAGGCTTTTTGCACAATGTGACCAACACTTTAGCGATTTAAAGCGTACTTCATTGTGCAGACTGCGCAGTTTACATCCGAAGCAGAAGATTTTCCCGCTCCAGCGCCGCCGTTACCCGGTCCATGGCGGCCTGATCGGGGCAGCGCACGGTGTGCAGATGGATGCCGCCGGTCAGGTCGGACAGGGGTTTGGCCCCGTGCTCCGCCACCCGGCGCAGGAACTCCTGCACGTCGTACCGGCTGCGCACGCGGAGCACGCCGGTGAGCTGGCCGTAGACCGGGTGCTCCACCACCACGTCCACCACCTCGCCCCCCGCGTCCACGACGGCGGTGAGCTCCCGGCCCATGTCCTCCGGCGCGTGGACGCAGGCCAGCTTGCGTTCCACCCCCGCCGCAGGGGCGCGCAGGTACACGTACCCCCGGGGGGTGGCCGCGATGTCGGTCCCCGCGGCCCGGAGCAGGGCGATGTCCCCCACCACAATCTGGCGGGAGACCGAGAAGCGCTCCCCCAGGGCGGCGGCGCTCACCGGGGCCTGGGCCCCCTCCAGGAGCCGGGCGATGGCCTGCCTGCGCTGGGCGGCGGTGTACTGGGTCATGGGGTTTCCTCCTTATACTGATAATTTTACCGTTATCACAGTATATCACGCCTGCGGTCTGTACGCAAATGACCTTGCTTTTTTCCCATGCAGGCGGTAGAATATAGAGGCTATGTCATTCTTTTCACAAGGGGGAAACGAGCGCATGACACGGGACGAGGCCTTTGAATTCCTGGACCGCACCGCCCGGGGCGTGGCGGAGATGTTCGGCTCCTCCTGCGAGACGCTGGTCCACGACATGGGGGACCCCAGCCACCCCATCCTGTCCATCTACAACGGACATGTCTCCGGCCGCTCGGTGGGCTCCACCCTGGACATTCTGGGCACCGCCAAGGAGCTGGACGAGACCGCCCTCGTCACCGACTTCGTCAACCTCTACGCCACCACCCCCGCGGGCCAGCAGATTAAAAGCAGCACCTTCCACCTCATCGGGGAGGGGTACAACCTGGCCCTGGGCATCAATTTCGACTACACCTCCCTGGTCTACGCAAACAAGATCCTGGTGGACCTCATGAGCGCGGAGGCCGACCTCCAGAGCGCCATGTGGCAGGGAGGGGACACCCGGCTGGCCGCCCTCTTCGACGAGTGCCTGTCCGCCGTGGGCAAGCCGGTGGCCGCCCTGAACAAGCGGGACCGGATGAAGATTATCGCCCTGCTGGATCAGAAAAACGCCTTCTCCTTCCGCAAGTCGGTGCCCTTTGTGGCAAAGCACCTGCAGGTCTCCCGGTACACGGTGTACAAGTACCTGGGTGAGCTGGCGGAGTTTGGCGGCGGGGACGAGGGCGTCAACCCATAACCTGAATATTGGAGGGATTTCCATGTACGAGGAACAGATCAGCGCCTATTTCGACGACCCTGAGGTGGAGCGTGCCCTGGTGGCCGCGGTCTCCCGCCTGTGCGCCATCCGCAGCGTAAGGGAGGACCCCCGGCCCGGTATGCCCTTCGGCCCCGGCCCCGACAAGGCCCTGCACGAGGCCCTGGCCCTGTGCGGCGAGCTGGGCTTCGCCACCGGGAACTGCGACGGCTACGTGGGCACCGCGGACCTCAACGGCGGGGAGACCGCCCTGCACATCCTGGGCCACCTGGACGTGGTGGGCGAGGGTACGGGCTGGAGCGTCACCGGGCCCTACGCCCCCAAGCTGGTGGACGGCCTGCTCTACGGCCGGGGCGTGTCCGACGACAAGGGCCCCGTGTGCACCGCCCTCTTCGCCATGAAGGCGGTGAAGGACCTGGGCCTGCCGGTCAGCAAGAACGCAAAGCTCATTATGGGCACCGACGAGGAGAGCGGCTCCTCCGACATCGCCTACTACTACGCCCGCAACCCCTTCGCCCCCATGGCCTTCACCCCCGACGCGGACTTCCCCGTCATCAACGTGGAGAAGGGCCACTACCACCCCGACTTCGGCGCGCACTGGGCCCCCTCCGGGGCCCTGCCCCGGGTGAGCGCCCTCCAGGGCGGCTTCCGCCAGAACGTGGTGCCCCCCGAGGCCTCCGCCCTGGTGCTGGGCCTGGACCGCGCCGCGCTGGAGCAGGCCTGCCGGACGGCGCAGGCCGGGACCGGCGCGGGCTTCTCCCTTACGGAGGAGCCGGGCGGCTTCCGGGTGCACTGCGCGGGCGAGAACGCCCACGCCGCCAGCCCCGACGACGGCAACAACGCCCTGTCCGCCCTGCTGGGCCTGCTGGCCGGCCTGCCCCTGGCCGACTGCGGCTCCACGGCCGCGGTGCGCTCCATGCATACCCTCTTCCCCCACGGGGACAACCGGGGCGCGGCCCTGGGGGTGGCCCAGGCCGACGAGGTGTCCGGCGCGCTCACCCTCAACCTGGCCCTCATGACCCTGGACGAGACGGGCTTCACCGCCAAGTTCGACGTGCGCTTCCCCCTGTGCGCCAACGAGGACAATTTGAAGAAGGTGGCCGAGGCCGCCTTTGCCAAACACGGCATCTCGGTCACAGGCGACCCGGATCTGACCCCGCCCCACAGCGTGAGCGGCGACTCCCCCTTCGTCAAGACCCTGCTCTCCTGCTATTCCCGCCACACCGGTGTGGCCGACCCCAAGCCCCTGGCCATCGGCGGCGGCACCTACGTCCACGACATCCCCGGCGGCGTGGCCTTCGGGTGCGACTTCCCCGGCTTTAACCCCCACATGCACGGCGCCGACGAGCGGGTGCGGGTGAAGGATCT
It includes:
- a CDS encoding tetracycline efflux Na+/H+ antiporter family transporter Tet(35) encodes the protein MQTKKKSKLPLIIYLVVALILIVAAIVSGRGNPEVGLVGTGWALLPPILAIGLALITKEVYVSLFFGCAVGSLFISLGNPIAATEMLFGTMIDKVSGNMGIVIFLVVLGIVVALMNKSGGSKAYGDWARKAIKTRKTAQLATFGLGVLIFVDDYFNCLTVGSVMRPVTDAHNISRAKLAYLIDSTAAPVCIIAPISSWAAAVAGMVPGTDGLQLFMQAIPFNYYALLTLLTVVLISIFDIDFGPMKTHEYNAKYNGDLYTTPDRPYADAQVENVSVKGKVIDLVIPVLVLIATCIVGLIYTGGFFDAGGETYMDLVNAFASCDAYSGLMYGGFMAILFAFIYYVLVRRNITFTEFTDSIPAGFKQMVPAILILTFAWTISGITGALGAADFVAAFINNYAEGLRNLLPAIIFLIACGLAFATGTSWGTFGILIPIIVAVFPSGTTIQVIGISACMAGAVMGDHCSPISDTTIMSSTGAQCNHLNHVGTQIPYVLTVAAVCFVSYLIAGFVQNVVVNLIIAIILMVAVLFIIKYITGKNTPVAAKAAK
- a CDS encoding transcriptional regulator, which encodes MTQYTAAQRRQAIARLLEGAQAPVSAAALGERFSVSRQIVVGDIALLRAAGTDIAATPRGYVYLRAPAAGVERKLACVHAPEDMGRELTAVVDAGGEVVDVVVEHPVYGQLTGVLRVRSRYDVQEFLRRVAEHGAKPLSDLTGGIHLHTVRCPDQAAMDRVTAALERENLLLRM
- a CDS encoding dipeptidase PepV; this translates as MYEEQISAYFDDPEVERALVAAVSRLCAIRSVREDPRPGMPFGPGPDKALHEALALCGELGFATGNCDGYVGTADLNGGETALHILGHLDVVGEGTGWSVTGPYAPKLVDGLLYGRGVSDDKGPVCTALFAMKAVKDLGLPVSKNAKLIMGTDEESGSSDIAYYYARNPFAPMAFTPDADFPVINVEKGHYHPDFGAHWAPSGALPRVSALQGGFRQNVVPPEASALVLGLDRAALEQACRTAQAGTGAGFSLTEEPGGFRVHCAGENAHAASPDDGNNALSALLGLLAGLPLADCGSTAAVRSMHTLFPHGDNRGAALGVAQADEVSGALTLNLALMTLDETGFTAKFDVRFPLCANEDNLKKVAEAAFAKHGISVTGDPDLTPPHSVSGDSPFVKTLLSCYSRHTGVADPKPLAIGGGTYVHDIPGGVAFGCDFPGFNPHMHGADERVRVKDLLLSCKIFAQAIAELCA